One segment of Hydrogenothermus marinus DNA contains the following:
- a CDS encoding ketopantoate reductase family protein has translation MKVLIYGLGAIGTAFATFLKENAYKVYAITKEKYLKEIKNNQVSVSGIWGNHQAKLNGIYSNINELPEKNFDLIILSVKSYDTEKAVKDLKDLVKENTFLMLAQNGYGNYETAKKYIPAKNILLARVIFGSKVLKPGKVEITVNADDVVIGQPENLADEEKVKQIVDYINNSGIPARYSPEVYQILWDKILYNCALNPLGAILECSYGDLAENEETRRLMNKIIIEIFKVAKLHKIKLRWKTAKEYIDYFYEKLIPPTKDHYPSMYYDIKSGRKTEIDALNGAIVKLGQEKRVKVPVNETITRLIKFKETNS, from the coding sequence ATGAAAGTTTTAATTTATGGACTTGGAGCAATAGGAACTGCATTTGCTACCTTTTTAAAAGAAAATGCTTATAAAGTTTATGCAATTACTAAAGAAAAATATTTAAAAGAGATAAAAAATAATCAAGTATCAGTTTCAGGTATATGGGGAAATCATCAAGCAAAACTAAATGGAATATATTCAAATATTAATGAACTTCCAGAAAAAAATTTTGACTTAATTATACTTTCTGTAAAATCTTATGATACAGAAAAAGCAGTTAAAGATTTAAAAGATTTAGTAAAAGAAAATACTTTTTTAATGCTTGCTCAAAACGGATATGGAAATTATGAAACTGCAAAGAAATATATTCCTGCTAAAAATATTCTTCTTGCAAGAGTTATATTTGGATCAAAGGTTTTAAAGCCTGGGAAAGTGGAAATTACAGTTAATGCAGATGATGTTGTAATAGGACAGCCTGAAAATTTAGCAGATGAAGAAAAGGTTAAACAGATAGTAGATTATATTAATAACTCTGGAATACCAGCAAGATACTCTCCAGAGGTTTATCAGATTTTATGGGATAAAATTCTTTATAACTGTGCATTAAATCCACTTGGAGCTATCTTAGAATGTTCTTATGGAGATTTAGCTGAAAATGAAGAAACAAGAAGATTAATGAATAAGATAATTATTGAGATATTTAAAGTTGCAAAACTTCATAAAATAAAATTAAGATGGAAAACAGCAAAAGAATATATAGATTATTTTTATGAAAAACTTATACCACCAACAAAAGACCATTATCCATCAATGTATTATGATATAAAATCAGGGAGAAAAACAGAAATAGATGCTTTAAATGGAGCTATTGTAAAGCTTGGACAGGAAAAAAGAGTAAAAGTTCCTGTAAATGAAACAATTACAAGACTTATAAAATTTAAAGAAACCAATTCTTGA
- the rph gene encoding ribonuclease PH, translated as MRPDGRKPTQIRPVKITRDFNIYAEGSVLIEVGNTKVVVTASVEEKVPPFLRGSGQGWITAEYSMLPRSTESRNIREVVRGSPSGRTQEIQRLIGRSLRGVVDLKKLGERTLWVDCDVLQADGGTRVTSITGAFIAVADAMIKLTEAGKVKSNPLKDFIAAISTGVYGNEVVLDLNFKEDSAAKVDMNLVMTGSGEFVEIQATGEEFTFSQEHLNKMIEYGKLGIEKLINIQKQFIEGVPSLGHWKRKDIKEFYFEDK; from the coding sequence TTGAGACCTGATGGAAGAAAACCAACTCAGATAAGACCTGTAAAGATAACAAGAGATTTTAATATTTATGCGGAAGGTTCAGTATTAATAGAAGTTGGCAACACAAAAGTAGTAGTTACTGCATCTGTAGAAGAAAAAGTACCACCATTTTTAAGAGGATCAGGGCAAGGCTGGATAACTGCAGAATATTCAATGCTTCCTCGCTCTACAGAAAGTAGAAATATAAGAGAAGTTGTAAGAGGTTCTCCTTCAGGTAGGACTCAAGAAATACAAAGACTTATAGGTAGATCTTTAAGAGGAGTTGTAGATTTAAAAAAATTAGGTGAAAGAACTTTATGGGTTGATTGTGATGTTTTACAAGCAGATGGTGGAACAAGAGTTACATCTATAACTGGAGCTTTTATAGCAGTTGCTGATGCAATGATTAAACTAACAGAAGCAGGAAAAGTAAAATCTAATCCTTTAAAAGATTTTATAGCTGCAATATCTACTGGTGTGTATGGAAATGAAGTTGTTTTAGATCTAAACTTTAAAGAAGATTCAGCGGCTAAAGTAGATATGAATCTTGTAATGACTGGAAGTGGAGAGTTTGTAGAGATACAAGCAACAGGTGAAGAGTTTACATTTTCTCAAGAACATCTAAATAAAATGATTGAATATGGAAAACTTGGTATAGAAAAATTAATAAATATTCAAAAGCAGTTTATTGAAGGAGTACCTTCACTTGGACATTGGAAAAGAAAGGATATAAAAGAATTTTACTTTGAGGATAAATAA
- a CDS encoding adenylosuccinate synthase yields the protein MDNSLVILGSQWGDEGKGKIVDLLAEDFEYIVRYQGGSNAGHTVIVGDKKYALHLIPSGILHEGKKNIISNGMVVSFEELLKEMDKVKEVVGDFEGKLFISDRVHIVFPHHKILDMLSEKAKGKNKVGTTLKGIGPAYMSKYARTGIRIADLYDPNYFRTRLESAVNEAKEIAEKVYGETINIDLNKVYFETLKMFEKIKPLVADTSLMLYKALKGNKKVLFEGAQGTMLDIDMGTYPYVTSSNSSALGLCNGTGVSPKQIGKAKVYGVSKAYLTRVGAGPFPTELNDGIGQKLRDEGHEYGTTTGRPRRCGWLDLVALRFASRINGMDGIIITKLDVLDHFDEIKVATAYEYEGEIIKDFPASLQVLEKCKPIYKTLKGWDKSTKGIKKKEDIPKEAWKFIETIEEETETPVVMLSTGPERSEYVWI from the coding sequence ATGGATAATTCTCTTGTTATTCTTGGTTCACAATGGGGAGATGAAGGAAAAGGAAAAATAGTTGATCTTTTAGCTGAAGATTTTGAATATATAGTTAGATACCAAGGTGGAAGTAATGCAGGCCATACAGTAATTGTTGGAGATAAAAAGTATGCCCTTCATTTAATACCTTCAGGAATATTACATGAAGGTAAGAAAAATATTATTTCAAATGGTATGGTTGTTTCTTTTGAAGAGCTTTTAAAAGAGATGGATAAAGTAAAAGAAGTTGTTGGAGATTTTGAAGGAAAGCTTTTCATAAGTGATAGAGTCCATATTGTTTTTCCTCATCATAAAATCTTAGATATGCTTTCAGAAAAAGCAAAAGGAAAAAATAAAGTAGGTACTACATTAAAAGGAATTGGTCCTGCTTATATGTCTAAGTATGCAAGAACAGGAATAAGAATAGCAGATTTATATGATCCAAACTATTTTAGAACAAGACTTGAATCTGCAGTTAATGAAGCAAAAGAAATAGCAGAAAAAGTATATGGAGAAACTATTAATATAGATTTAAATAAAGTTTACTTTGAAACATTAAAAATGTTTGAAAAAATAAAGCCTCTTGTAGCAGATACTTCATTAATGCTTTATAAAGCATTAAAAGGAAACAAAAAAGTTTTATTTGAAGGTGCTCAAGGAACAATGCTTGATATTGATATGGGAACTTATCCTTATGTAACATCCTCAAATTCTTCAGCTTTAGGACTTTGTAATGGTACAGGAGTTTCACCAAAGCAGATTGGAAAAGCAAAGGTTTATGGTGTAAGTAAAGCATATCTTACAAGAGTTGGAGCTGGTCCATTTCCTACAGAGCTAAACGATGGAATTGGTCAAAAACTAAGAGATGAAGGCCATGAATATGGAACAACTACAGGAAGACCAAGAAGATGTGGATGGCTTGATTTAGTAGCTTTAAGATTTGCATCTCGTATAAATGGAATGGATGGAATAATTATTACAAAATTAGATGTATTGGATCATTTTGACGAAATAAAAGTAGCTACTGCTTATGAGTATGAAGGAGAAATAATAAAAGATTTTCCTGCATCTTTACAAGTTCTTGAAAAATGTAAACCTATTTACAAAACTTTAAAAGGCTGGGATAAATCAACAAAAGGAATAAAGAAAAAAGAAGATATTCCAAAAGAAGCTTGGAAATTTATAGAAACAATAGAAGAAGAGACAGAAACACCGGTAGTAATGCTTTCTACAGGCCCAGAAAGATCAGAATATGTATGGATATAG
- a CDS encoding cytochrome-c peroxidase, with amino-acid sequence MKKLTAVLGSALMFSVSSFASDTDLLNQAKNLFKPLPKVANNPENPVTQVKVKLGKMLYYDTRLSRSNIISCNSCHNLARYGVDNTPTSVGHKWAIGPRNAPTVYNAALHIAQFWDGRAKDVEEQALGPILNPIEMGMPTKERVVKVVKSIPEYVELFKKAFPNDSDPVKFENIGKAIGAFERTLMTPSRFDEFLNGNTNALTKKEKRGLKTFISVGCAGCHNGPAIGGTMFMKFGQVEEYWKETYPYVLKESPAIKVDFGRFGVTKNKADMFVFKVPSLRNIAETYPYFHDGSVWKLEDAVRIMAKTQLGKDLTDQQVEDIVAFLKSLTGKLPEDALKTPVLPPSTDKTPKPEF; translated from the coding sequence ATGAAAAAACTAACTGCAGTTTTAGGTTCAGCTTTGATGTTCTCAGTATCTTCTTTTGCTTCTGATACAGATCTTTTAAATCAGGCAAAGAATCTTTTTAAACCTTTACCAAAAGTAGCTAATAATCCTGAAAATCCTGTAACACAAGTGAAAGTAAAACTTGGAAAAATGCTTTATTATGACACAAGACTTTCAAGAAGTAATATAATTAGCTGTAATTCTTGTCATAATTTAGCAAGATATGGAGTTGATAATACTCCAACATCTGTAGGACATAAATGGGCAATAGGTCCAAGAAATGCTCCTACTGTTTACAATGCGGCTCTTCATATTGCTCAGTTTTGGGATGGAAGAGCAAAAGATGTAGAAGAACAAGCATTAGGTCCTATATTAAATCCAATAGAAATGGGAATGCCTACGAAAGAAAGAGTTGTAAAGGTAGTAAAATCAATTCCTGAATATGTAGAACTTTTCAAAAAAGCTTTTCCAAATGATTCTGATCCTGTTAAATTTGAAAATATTGGAAAAGCTATTGGAGCTTTTGAAAGAACTTTAATGACTCCTTCAAGATTTGACGAATTTTTAAATGGAAATACAAATGCATTAACAAAAAAAGAAAAAAGAGGCCTAAAAACATTTATTTCAGTAGGTTGTGCAGGATGTCATAATGGCCCAGCTATAGGTGGAACAATGTTTATGAAATTTGGACAAGTTGAGGAATACTGGAAAGAAACTTATCCTTATGTATTAAAAGAATCTCCTGCAATAAAAGTTGATTTTGGTAGATTTGGAGTTACAAAAAATAAAGCAGATATGTTTGTATTTAAAGTACCATCTCTTAGAAATATAGCTGAAACTTATCCATACTTCCATGATGGTAGTGTATGGAAATTAGAAGATGCAGTTAGAATAATGGCTAAAACACAGCTTGGTAAAGATTTAACAGATCAACAAGTTGAAGATATAGTTGCATTTTTAAAATCTTTAACAGGAAAACTTCCTGAAGATGCTTTAAAAACACCTGTTTTACCACCATCAACAGATAAAACTCCAAAACCAGAGTTTTAA
- the hisH gene encoding imidazole glycerol phosphate synthase subunit HisH, with the protein MIVVVDYGMGNLRSVAKAFEKVGFNIKVSSNPKDIKDAKAIVVPGVGAFGDAVHNLKRFNLFDEIINHIQEGKPYFGICLGLQLLFEYGYEFGEHEGFGVLKGKVVRFENKEGYKIPHMGWNQVWIKQKEGLFSDIKEGEYFYFVHSYYAKPENKEDIASTTDYITDFCSAIQKDNIWAVQFHPEKSQKAGLKLISNFKNFVDKY; encoded by the coding sequence TTGATTGTAGTTGTTGATTATGGAATGGGAAACTTAAGAAGTGTAGCAAAAGCTTTTGAGAAAGTAGGCTTTAATATAAAGGTTTCATCAAATCCAAAAGATATAAAAGATGCTAAAGCTATAGTTGTGCCCGGTGTTGGTGCTTTTGGAGATGCAGTTCATAACCTAAAAAGATTTAATCTTTTTGATGAAATTATAAATCATATACAAGAAGGAAAACCTTATTTTGGAATTTGTCTTGGACTGCAACTTCTTTTTGAATATGGGTATGAGTTTGGAGAACATGAAGGTTTTGGAGTATTAAAAGGAAAAGTTGTTAGATTTGAGAATAAAGAAGGTTATAAAATTCCTCATATGGGCTGGAATCAGGTTTGGATAAAACAAAAAGAAGGTTTATTTTCAGATATAAAAGAAGGGGAATATTTTTACTTTGTTCATTCTTATTATGCAAAACCTGAAAATAAGGAAGATATAGCATCTACTACAGATTATATAACTGATTTTTGCTCTGCAATTCAAAAAGACAACATATGGGCTGTTCAGTTTCATCCGGAAAAAAGTCAAAAGGCAGGATTAAAATTAATATCTAATTTTAAAAATTTTGTTGATAAATATTAA
- the trpA gene encoding tryptophan synthase subunit alpha, whose translation MADILKVFETRKPLICYFMAGYPSIEDSIKTAQALIDSGADILEVGLPFSDPVADGPTIQVAHEKAVKDGITPLNVFDITKKIKEENPNIPLILMTYFNPVFRFGVEEFCKKSQENGIDGFIIPDLPPEEATEFKEIANKEGLKTIFLLAPTSDEERIKLVSKFSDDFIYYVSLTGITGARDTLPWEEIKQKINEIKNITGKYVAVGFGVSKKEHSQILSKFCDGIIVGSAVVKLQGMKDFEGIKNIVKDIKEGIS comes from the coding sequence ATGGCAGATATTTTAAAAGTTTTTGAAACAAGAAAACCTTTAATATGCTATTTTATGGCAGGTTATCCTTCTATTGAAGATAGTATAAAAACAGCTCAAGCTTTAATAGATAGTGGAGCAGATATATTAGAAGTTGGCCTTCCATTTTCTGATCCAGTAGCTGATGGTCCAACAATTCAAGTTGCCCATGAAAAAGCAGTAAAAGATGGAATTACACCTTTAAATGTTTTTGATATAACAAAAAAGATAAAAGAAGAAAATCCTAACATTCCTTTAATATTAATGACATATTTCAATCCTGTTTTTAGATTTGGTGTAGAGGAATTTTGTAAAAAGTCGCAAGAAAATGGTATTGATGGATTTATAATACCAGACTTACCACCTGAAGAGGCTACTGAGTTTAAAGAAATTGCAAATAAAGAAGGTTTAAAAACTATATTTCTACTTGCACCAACCTCAGATGAAGAAAGAATAAAATTAGTAAGTAAATTTTCTGATGATTTTATATATTATGTTTCTTTAACAGGTATTACAGGAGCAAGAGATACTTTGCCTTGGGAAGAGATAAAACAGAAAATAAATGAGATAAAAAATATTACAGGAAAATATGTTGCTGTTGGTTTTGGTGTTTCAAAAAAAGAACATTCTCAAATTTTATCTAAGTTTTGTGATGGAATTATAGTTGGTAGTGCAGTTGTTAAACTTCAAGGAATGAAAGATTTTGAAGGAATTAAAAATATTGTAAAAGATATAAAAGAGGGTATAAGTTGA
- a CDS encoding DUF3108 domain-containing protein, whose translation MKKAFLIFLIFFSFLKAETLKTCYKGYYFFLPLVEDCIIYENGKITAKAHSTPIGSLFKKVEYSGYAIYNKENLDSKKFYFVQKEGKIKFIHEYTFSKDYIFFKKTEYRLKDNQYIFRKKIEKKIKNNNYKDPFTSSIYLYTIVKKQKEGNLNIFYDGKGYKVPFKVLNENETIKVNGKKYKTIKVWLHPNFKTRGLLKPTGNWIIWIDKKLNIPVKMSISFTIGSFNLYLE comes from the coding sequence TTGAAGAAAGCTTTCTTAATATTCCTTATCTTTTTTTCTTTTTTAAAAGCAGAAACTTTAAAAACCTGCTATAAAGGTTATTACTTTTTTTTACCTTTAGTTGAAGACTGTATTATATATGAAAATGGAAAAATAACTGCAAAAGCTCATTCAACACCTATAGGCTCTTTATTTAAAAAAGTTGAATATTCAGGATATGCTATTTATAACAAAGAAAATTTAGATTCTAAAAAGTTTTACTTTGTCCAAAAAGAAGGAAAAATAAAATTTATCCATGAATATACTTTTTCAAAAGATTATATATTTTTCAAAAAAACAGAATATAGATTAAAAGATAATCAATATATTTTCAGGAAAAAGATTGAGAAAAAAATAAAAAATAACAACTATAAAGACCCATTTACATCTTCTATATATCTTTATACCATTGTAAAAAAACAGAAAGAAGGTAATCTAAATATATTTTATGATGGAAAAGGTTATAAAGTTCCTTTTAAAGTATTAAATGAAAATGAAACTATAAAAGTAAATGGCAAAAAATATAAAACAATAAAAGTATGGCTACATCCAAATTTTAAAACAAGAGGACTTTTAAAACCTACAGGAAACTGGATTATATGGATAGATAAAAAACTAAATATTCCTGTAAAAATGAGTATATCTTTTACAATTGGAAGCTTTAATTTATATTTAGAATAA
- a CDS encoding alpha/beta fold hydrolase, with translation MKISAQKAVLFLHAFPLNSDMYKYQFEALNKEGISYIAVDYPGFGNTPVFDTFQDLRQYTDYIVSKLYEAGIKKVVPVGDSMGGYIMFDMWRRHRKLIEGFVFVSTRAESDTQEQKKVRQATIERVKEEGIDFLIEAMLEVQTSPATKKDDKKMKELECIMRKATKQGIINAITSLANRENNLPILKEIDVPTIVIAGKDDEKVTPPEIVKIIADGIKGSKYQEIENAAHLPPFENPEKFNEILINFLKEIGF, from the coding sequence ATGAAAATATCAGCTCAAAAAGCAGTATTATTTTTACATGCATTTCCATTAAATAGTGATATGTATAAATATCAGTTTGAAGCTTTAAATAAAGAAGGAATTTCTTATATAGCAGTAGATTATCCAGGATTTGGTAATACTCCTGTTTTTGATACATTCCAAGATTTAAGACAATACACAGATTATATAGTTTCTAAATTATATGAAGCAGGAATTAAAAAAGTTGTTCCTGTTGGTGATTCTATGGGTGGATATATAATGTTTGATATGTGGAGAAGACATAGAAAACTTATAGAAGGTTTTGTTTTTGTATCAACAAGAGCAGAATCAGATACTCAAGAGCAAAAAAAAGTTAGACAAGCTACTATTGAAAGAGTGAAAGAAGAGGGAATAGATTTTCTTATAGAAGCTATGCTTGAAGTTCAAACTTCACCAGCTACAAAAAAAGATGATAAAAAAATGAAAGAGCTTGAATGTATAATGAGAAAAGCAACAAAACAAGGAATTATTAATGCAATTACATCTTTAGCAAATAGAGAAAATAATTTACCTATATTAAAAGAAATAGATGTGCCTACTATAGTTATAGCAGGAAAAGATGATGAAAAAGTAACACCACCAGAAATAGTAAAAATAATAGCAGATGGTATAAAAGGTTCTAAATATCAGGAAATTGAAAATGCGGCGCACCTTCCACCATTTGAAAATCCAGAAAAATTTAATGAGATATTAATAAACTTTTTAAAGGAAATAGGATTTTGA
- a CDS encoding NAD(P)H-binding protein, producing the protein MKILITGSTGFVGRYIANKLSEKYKLILPVRNFEKAKNVLNINENIELLKFSEELNKIVEDTKPDIVINLLGILKEDRKNNITFEKVHYIFTEKLIIGSKKVGVKHFIQMSALGADIKSKSRYQKTKAMAEQVIKSSGLNYSIFRPSIILGKEQLLFKQFKQVARYLPFFVAPKGKLQPVNVLDVRDCFIKVVEDFKQNNIYELCGPKIITYKELFQFALNYLNIKKPVLELNRYFLLPTAILGSIFDFLPINYDQWLMLKNDNICSGKYEGVKSLLKDIRDPFNI; encoded by the coding sequence ATGAAAATTTTAATTACAGGCTCAACAGGCTTTGTAGGAAGATATATAGCAAATAAACTTTCAGAAAAATATAAATTAATCCTTCCTGTAAGAAATTTTGAAAAAGCAAAAAATGTATTGAATATAAATGAGAATATAGAGCTGCTAAAATTTTCAGAAGAGTTAAATAAAATAGTAGAAGACACAAAACCTGATATAGTTATAAACTTGCTTGGTATTTTAAAAGAAGATAGAAAAAATAATATAACCTTTGAAAAGGTTCATTATATCTTTACAGAAAAACTAATTATTGGTTCTAAAAAAGTAGGAGTAAAACATTTTATTCAGATGTCAGCTCTTGGTGCAGATATAAAATCTAAAAGCAGATACCAAAAAACAAAGGCAATGGCAGAGCAAGTAATAAAATCTTCAGGTTTAAATTATTCAATATTTAGACCTTCTATTATATTAGGAAAAGAACAGCTTTTATTTAAACAGTTTAAACAAGTAGCAAGATATTTACCTTTCTTTGTAGCTCCAAAAGGGAAATTGCAACCAGTTAATGTTCTTGATGTTAGAGATTGTTTTATTAAAGTAGTTGAAGATTTTAAACAGAATAATATTTATGAACTTTGCGGTCCAAAAATAATAACTTACAAAGAGTTATTTCAATTTGCATTAAACTATTTAAATATAAAAAAACCAGTACTAGAATTAAATAGATATTTTTTACTACCAACAGCCATATTAGGTTCTATTTTTGATTTCTTACCAATAAATTATGACCAATGGCTTATGCTTAAAAATGATAATATTTGCAGTGGTAAATACGAAGGTGTAAAATCTCTTTTAAAAGATATAAGAGATCCATTTAATATTTAA